A part of Chloroflexota bacterium genomic DNA contains:
- a CDS encoding GNAT family N-acetyltransferase, translating to MTKKLIRDLGNGLILRYATEEDTQAVVQFNREIHGEDEWDTRGLDDWTRDLLSGESPNMTPGDFTIVEDTQTGEIVSSCCLISQTWAYESIPFKVGRPELVGTKKDYRRKGLVRAQFEVLHQWSEERGELTQVITGIPYYYRQFGYAMALNLSGGRFGYEMQVPELKEDEEESYTLRPAKKKDIPFLMALYNQGCERSLISAVWDKALWEYELKGKRQYNINRREIYIIEDTAGEPVGFIGIPPIKWGPTSSLTLFEIIDTVAWPEVTPSVLRFLWQKGLEKAEEQGKTQKVVGFWLGEGHPAYIVTADELARESKPYAYYMRVPDLAAFLDNVRPVLEEHLAHSAFVKYSGELKLSFYKNGLLIKFEKGKITEITNLAFEELEKPQAEFPSYTFLHLVFGHRTVRELREIYVDCMVRNEVTANLIDALFPKKVSEVWPIS from the coding sequence ATGACCAAGAAACTGATCCGTGATCTGGGTAATGGCCTGATCCTGCGATATGCAACCGAGGAAGATACCCAGGCTGTCGTGCAATTCAACCGTGAGATCCACGGCGAGGACGAATGGGACACCCGCGGCCTCGATGACTGGACCCGCGACCTGCTCAGCGGAGAAAGCCCCAATATGACACCGGGTGATTTCACCATCGTGGAAGACACCCAAACCGGTGAGATTGTCTCCTCCTGCTGCCTAATCTCACAGACCTGGGCCTATGAGAGCATCCCCTTCAAAGTCGGACGGCCTGAGCTGGTCGGGACGAAGAAGGATTATCGCCGAAAGGGGTTGGTAAGGGCACAATTCGAGGTCTTGCATCAATGGAGTGAAGAACGGGGAGAACTGACCCAGGTGATCACTGGCATCCCCTACTACTACCGCCAATTTGGCTACGCTATGGCACTCAATCTGAGCGGCGGCCGTTTCGGTTACGAAATGCAGGTTCCGGAGCTCAAGGAAGACGAAGAAGAGTCCTATACCCTGCGACCGGCCAAGAAAAAGGATATCCCCTTCCTGATGGCGCTCTATAACCAGGGCTGCGAAAGATCACTGATCTCGGCTGTCTGGGATAAAGCCCTTTGGGAATATGAGCTCAAAGGCAAGCGCCAATATAACATCAACCGCAGGGAAATTTATATCATCGAAGATACCGCGGGTGAACCTGTCGGCTTCATCGGCATACCGCCCATCAAATGGGGCCCTACAAGCTCGCTCACCCTGTTTGAGATCATTGACACAGTCGCCTGGCCGGAGGTCACCCCCAGTGTGCTCCGGTTCCTCTGGCAAAAGGGATTGGAAAAAGCAGAAGAACAGGGAAAAACGCAAAAGGTCGTTGGTTTCTGGCTGGGTGAGGGACATCCAGCCTATATCGTCACAGCCGATGAGCTTGCACGGGAAAGCAAGCCCTATGCGTATTACATGCGGGTGCCGGATCTGGCGGCATTTCTCGACAATGTGCGTCCCGTGCTGGAAGAGCACCTGGCTCACTCAGCTTTTGTGAAATACAGCGGCGAGTTGAAATTGAGCTTCTATAAAAACGGTCTGCTAATCAAATTTGAGAAGGGCAAGATTACCGAGATTACGAACCTGGCATTTGAGGAGTTGGAGAAACCCCAGGCCGAATTCCCATCGTACACTTTCCTGCACCTGGTCTTCGGCCACCGCACAGTGAGAGAACTGCGAGAGATTTATGTGGATTGCATGGTCAGGAATGAAGTGACCGCGAACCTGATTGATGCGCTGTTTCCGAAAAAGGTCTCTGAGGTCTGGCCGATTTCGTGA
- a CDS encoding M48 family metallopeptidase: MFRSRRYRVDNEQLVLFLTVLLVLAVIVLTSTVTFCVSGIFILGMFAISAFTINAHHRALMHSALPVNEIQSLQLDALVRNCSQKLQPGEIDVYLVMKNQLNAYTFGISEPKALVLYTPMVQVMGPGELSFVIGHEMGHVALGHTWLNTILGGMAGIPAPFGAAALLYAAFRWWNRMCEYSADRAGLLACGDLNLAISALVKLVAPNVRSQQEFDLALAMIDAQDDNVSNVLAEAFQSHPMLIRRINKLREYAQTAEYHQMQAGVNGNVGQRPETHRPVFEARQEIHDVRNIPTPPPAEPPKSPEERWPWLKRKDE; encoded by the coding sequence ATGTTCCGCTCCCGCCGTTACCGGGTGGATAATGAACAGTTAGTGCTGTTCCTGACGGTCCTGCTGGTTTTGGCTGTGATCGTGCTGACCTCCACGGTGACATTTTGCGTGAGCGGGATTTTTATCCTGGGGATGTTCGCGATCAGTGCGTTCACCATCAACGCCCATCACAGAGCCTTGATGCACAGCGCATTGCCGGTAAATGAGATCCAGAGCCTGCAGTTGGACGCCCTTGTGCGGAACTGTTCGCAAAAGCTGCAGCCCGGTGAGATAGATGTCTATCTGGTTATGAAAAACCAGCTGAACGCCTATACCTTCGGGATCAGCGAACCTAAAGCCTTGGTACTCTATACGCCGATGGTTCAGGTGATGGGGCCGGGGGAGCTTTCTTTCGTGATCGGGCATGAGATGGGGCATGTGGCCCTGGGGCATACCTGGCTGAACACGATTTTGGGTGGCATGGCGGGTATTCCTGCGCCCTTTGGCGCGGCAGCGCTGCTCTATGCGGCGTTCCGCTGGTGGAACCGGATGTGCGAATATTCCGCTGACCGGGCAGGCTTGCTGGCCTGCGGTGACCTTAACCTGGCGATCTCAGCACTGGTCAAGCTAGTGGCGCCCAACGTTCGGAGCCAGCAGGAATTTGACCTCGCGCTGGCAATGATTGATGCTCAGGATGATAATGTGAGCAATGTGCTGGCGGAAGCCTTCCAGAGTCACCCAATGCTGATCCGGCGGATCAACAAGCTGCGCGAATATGCCCAAACTGCGGAATATCACCAGATGCAAGCAGGGGTGAATGGCAATGTGGGACAGAGGCCGGAAACTCACAGACCGGTGTTCGAGGCACGGCAGGAAATTCATGATGTGAGGAATATTCCGACCCCGCCCCCGGCAGAGCCACCAAAAAGCCCTGAAGAACGCTGGCCTTGGCTGAAGCGTAAAGATGAATGA